In Ptiloglossa arizonensis isolate GNS036 chromosome 6, iyPtiAriz1_principal, whole genome shotgun sequence, the DNA window GAGGAATGCAACGATTCATTTATGAAACCGAAAAATGAAAAACCGCAAGTCTTCGAAAGGAAACAGGCTCAATACAAAGATCTGTCGAAGAAATTCGTGAGCACAAAAAGTGATTATTCAAAACAATTTGCACACATCTACGCGATTAGACTTGCTGAATTAAGGGACGTTTTGATTCCGCAAGTTCAAACTAAATGGggtatgtattttaattttacaggaaACATTATTTGGATTACTTGAAGGGTTatggtaataaaaataaagaaaaactcACATGTAGAGAAGTTACTTTTTCATTAAAACAATACTTTTCTAAACACCATTTAATCATAGTTTTATTTGCATAGCAAATATTCCCATAGTAAAATTAGCCGATCTGGAAAACTTAGAGGGCCAACAATGTATAATAATTGGTACACTTTACAAACACCAACAATGGAAGCCATCGATTTTACGTGAACTTAGCGAAGATCATCAACTTGCTGCACCTTGTTCTAGGTCAGATTATTGTTCTGAAAATGATCAACCTTTCCTAGAGGATGAAATGTTACGTATTAAGTTAATAGGTGAACAAGTTAATCTAAAATACATTGTTACTGGAGTTGTTTGTGCCATATTGGGCAATGAAAATGATGATGGAACATTTAAGGTAATTGCAATTTAAATGAACATTGTAACAATTCGTCCATACATCGTATGGACTATGaataatacattataattaGGTTAAAGATTGGAGTTTTCCTGGCTGTGGACCACAAAAATCTTTAACAAAGTGTAAGTCAAAAGAAAAATTAGTCATAGTATCTGGATTAGATTTATCTAAAAATCTTAAAAACTTAGAAACGTGTCTTTTTGTTGAATGGTTGTGTGGAATGGCTGGTAATGCAAATATGCAAAAAGAGGGAACTTCAATTATTCGTCTCATAATAGCAGGTAAACTTAATTCTACCACTCTGTAATTGTTTAAGacgattaatatattaatctctATTATTAGGTAATACTGTAAAAAGTAACAATACAATATATACAGGAGCAAACACACTGGCTAAAGAAATTGAAGAAGCAACAAAAAACATGGatatttttttaagtaatttagCAATGTGTTGCTGTGTTACTTTAATGCCAGGCGAATATGATCCTACTAATGCTATGTTACCTCAGAAACCATTACATCCGTGTCTATTACCTAAATCATCTaggtaatattttctttacatGGTCATTAGCTAAAATAACCAGTGTATACTTTGTAGAGATATACAAATTTCTTCTACTCCTGTCTTATAGACTTGAAAGCTTTAAAAGTACTACAAATCCATGGATTGGTACAATTGAAGAACAAATAATAATCGGTAACAGTGGTCAATCAATTAATGATATTATCAAAGCAACGGGTGAGACTAATATTTCACCTATTGAATGGCTTGAGAAAACTCTATTATGGAGACATATATGTCCAACTGCTCCAGACACATTGCTGGCCTGTCCATATTAcgaaaatgatttatttatcATGAAAGAATGTCCAAACATATATTTTGTAGGCAATACagacaaatttgaaacaaaactatggaaaggtttgtgtatttttttaaataattaaatgaatattttttcataacacaaaatttattcgtaatttaattttcaggTAATGAAAATCAAATAGTTAGGTTGATATCAGTTCCACGTTTTAGTACTACTCATACAGCAGTGATAGTAAGTTTGGATAATTTAGATACACAATACATTTCTTTTGGTAATGCATAAATAGCCACTGTCTTgataaatttttatccaaaacaaaaaagtttcatattttttatataatacattaattttacataGATTAGCATGTATACGTATGAGAATTTTCccaaataatatacaaatagtTTTAAAAACTTAAATTCTTTATTATATCTTGTTTGTTTGGATTTGtgaaatgatcaaaattaacACATAAGTAGTATAAAGAAAAAACATGGTCCATTGCTgcctatttatttttattcaaaatgtgATGTACAAAATCTAAGCACACGacttttaaatatatgtatgcTTGACTAAATATAAAGTATGCAATAAGAAAGAAATTACATGTAATATCACAGATTGTTAGAAAATCGCGAAATCACAGTGACAGAAGATTTTAAATAATGAACTTGTTACTTAAACATGACATCAtgctttataaattataaatagtaaGAACATAACAGTCAAAATACAggatacaattaaaaattatttaacaacagagttttgtatttaattcattttaaatATTGACTTGGCTGTAAAAACTAAAACGAGCTAATTATATGATCTTTTCATAATTCGATGTTCttacctgcatattataatatgaaaaaaaatatgaagTGAATGTAAATGACTATGTACATATTCTATAAGTTAACTGTTTTTGACTGTTATATGAGACGTGAAAATTATGAAATCATTTGAAGAAATCATAATAAACTATATCAGAGAAGTCAAATATAGAAATATGGTAGCGTACACAATATAGGGACACatacaataaattataatataatgtgTGATAATTGGATTCTAGTCGCGTGCtttgaattattttacaatgaaaattacTTGTCGCAACTAGAAAAAATATGCAACGTCGAAGGGTAATGCTACAGAATGTTTCGGTTGGCACTTTTATTTAACGTAAGAATttgatta includes these proteins:
- the LOC143148326 gene encoding DNA polymerase delta subunit 2, with product MVHKIDEECNDSFMKPKNEKPQVFERKQAQYKDLSKKFVSTKSDYSKQFAHIYAIRLAELRDVLIPQVQTKWANIPIVKLADLENLEGQQCIIIGTLYKHQQWKPSILRELSEDHQLAAPCSRSDYCSENDQPFLEDEMLRIKLIGEQVNLKYIVTGVVCAILGNENDDGTFKVKDWSFPGCGPQKSLTKCKSKEKLVIVSGLDLSKNLKNLETCLFVEWLCGMAGNANMQKEGTSIIRLIIAGNTVKSNNTIYTGANTLAKEIEEATKNMDIFLSNLAMCCCVTLMPGEYDPTNAMLPQKPLHPCLLPKSSRLESFKSTTNPWIGTIEEQIIIGNSGQSINDIIKATGETNISPIEWLEKTLLWRHICPTAPDTLLACPYYENDLFIMKECPNIYFVGNTDKFETKLWKGNENQIVRLISVPRFSTTHTAVIVSLDNLDTQYISFGNA